CTCACGCTGGCCACATCCGAGGGCGAGAGCAGGCTCGCCGCCAGGGACACCCGGCCTCCCAGGGAGTGCCCCACCAGCTCCAGCGGCCCGGTGAAGCCCCGGGCCCGCGCCGTCTCCAGCACATCCCTCGCGAGCGTGTCCAGGTTCGCTCCCGGCGGCGGAGGCGCCGAGGCCCCATGGCCCGTCAGGTCCGGCAGCAGGAAGCGGCGCCGGGGCTCCGCCTCGTTCCACGCCACGGCCAGCGAGCGCAGGTTGCGCCCCGAGCCGAGGAAGCCGTGCAGCAGCACCGTGGGCACCTCGCCCTCGCCCACCTGGAAGCTCTCGAGAACCACGCGCGTTCCTTTCCGGGCCTCGCGCTTGACCGGAGCACGGGCCGTCGCGCTTCATACCGCGAACGCCTTGCCCTCGGAGCCCTTCCTTGTCCACCGCCGCCCTGCTCTGTCTCGTGCTCGCCGCTTCCCCCGCCGCGGGGAACGCGGCCGATCCCCGCCCCGCCATCGCCGCCGTCCTGGATGACTGGCACAAGGCCGCCGCCGAGGCGGATGAGGCCCGCTACTTCGGCCACTTCACCGCCGACGGCGTCTTCCTGGGCACCGATGCCACCGAGCGGTGGACGCGCGACGCGTTCCGCGCCTGGGCCAGGCCCTTCTTCGCTCGCGGCAAGGCGTGGAGCTTCCGCTCCGTGTCTCGCAACATCGCCCTGTCCAGGGACGGCACCGTGGCCTGGTTCGACGAGGCGCTCGACACCCCGAACATGGGGCCCTGCCGGGGCTCGGGCGTCCTGGTGAAGGAGGCCGGTGGCTGGAAGATCGCCCAGTACAACCTCTCCGTCCCCATCCCCAACGCGCTCATGCCCGAGTTCAAGGGCCGCATCGAGGCCTGGCTCAAGCAGCCCACCCCTCCGCCCACCCAGGCCCCGCCCGCCCCCGGCTACAAGCCGAAGGGGTAGGTGTCCGGCGCGTCCTCCTCCTCGTGCCCGGCGTCCGCATCCAGCGGGCGCAGCGCCCACGTCTCGTCGATGTGCACCACCGCGTCGAACTGCGCCGGCAGGTCCGCCAGGAAGTAGTGGCTCCAGCGCTCCATGCGCGGCGCGTACACCACGCCGATGGCCCGCTCCAGCCGCCGCTCGCGCAGGCCCGAGGCCGCCTCGCCCAGGTCCTCCGTCCGCAGCAGGAAGCGCGGCACCCCCACCTCGTGGAACAGGTGCTCGTAGCTGCCCGCGAGCGCCGGGCGGATGTGCCGGCGCAGCCCCGCGCCATCCCACTCCTTCGCGGCGATCACCGTCCCCGTGTACGTGGTGAAGCCCACGCTGTAGACGGCCTTGCCGTGCCGCTCGCGCAACAGCTGCCCCAGGTTCAGCTCGCCCTGGTCTCCCAGCTGCGTGGCGCGCGCGTCGCCCAGGTGCGAGTTGTGCGCCCACACCACCATCCGCGCCGGTCGCCCCGTCTTGCGCCCCAGGTGCTCCGCCAGCGCGTCCGCCGCGTCCGCCATGTGCGTGTCCCGCAGGTTCCAGCTCTCGTTCCGGCCCGCGTACATCGTCCGGTAGTACGCCTCCGCGTCCCGGGCCAGCCGCGCGTTCTGTTTCGCGAAGAAGAGCGCGTCCTCGTCCTTCGCGTCCCGGGAGCGGCGCCGCTGCAGCTCCAGGAGCTGGTCGATCACCGCGCCCTCGCACGTGTCCGAGTACCCGTACGCCGCGGCGTGCCCGTAGCTCTGCGGATCCTCACCAAAGTGCTCGAAGCACGCATACCGCTCGCGCGCCCGCCGCGCCGCCTCCGGGTCCACCTGCTCCAGGTAGGCCACCACCGCGCGCATGGAGGCGTGCAGGCTGTAGAGGTCCAACCCATAGAAGCCCGCCCGCTCCTCCGCGGGCTGCGCCGCGTTGTGCGCCCGCACCCACCGCACCAGCTCCGCCGCGTCCTGGTTGCGCCACATCCACCGCGGGAAGCGCTCGAAGTTGCCCAGCGCTCCGTCCGCGTCCGCGTCGCCGCCCTCGCCCTGGACGAAGGCGTTCACCCGGAGCGCGTCCGGCCAGTCCGCCTCCACCGCCACCGCCGTGAAGCCGTGCTCGGAGATGAGCCGCCGGGTGATCGCGGCCCTCACCGCGTAGAACTCGTGGGTGCCGTGCGTCGCCTCGCCCAGCAGGACGAAGCGCGCGTCACCGATGCTCTCCAGCAGCGCGTCCAGATCCGTGGGCGAGCCCGTCAGCGGCACGGCCGCCGAGCGCACCCCGTCCAGCAGCGCGGAGGAGATGTCCGGACTCTCGTCGTCGAAGAAAGGCGGCATGTAGGAAAGGTGGACAGATCCGCTGGCACTGCCCAGCCATGCACGCCCAGCAGGCAGCCGGGCAGGGGCCGCGCCGGGCCTGTGCTGTCGGGCGGTCCGATGTCAGGGGTCGGCGGTACGCTCCTGTTCATGCGGAAGCGTTTCGTCAGCCCGAACGTGTCCGATTCCTGTCACCTGGCGGGTGGGGGCGCTGGTTCTCCCGTAGGCGTATGCCCATCGTCGCAGGCACTCGGTACCACGGTGGCGACGAAGCTTGGAACCAGCGCCCTCTCTCTGGCTCTCTCCAGGAGCGAGAGCAGGGGGGCCCCATCCGTGGACGGAGGGAGGGGCAGGCGGATGGGATACGGCGACTGGATGGCGGGGCTGCGGTGGCTGGTGCTGGCGGGCATGCTGGCCGCGGGGCTGGCGGAGGCCCGTGAGGTCGGCGGCGTGAAGATGCCGGACAGGCTGGACCTGCAGGGTCGGCAGCTGGCGCTGGCGCACATGGCCCTCAAGGAGAAGCTCTTCTTCGACATCTATGTCTGGGGGCTCTACATGGAGCAGATCCCCCGCCTGGAGGCCGACGCCATCGCCGCCAACTCCGTCAAGCGGCTGCACTTCCGCTTCCTGCGGAAGATCCGCCGCGATCAGCTCGTGGGCGCCTTCCGCCAGGGGCTCTCCAGCAACGCCGCGCTGCGCTCGTCGCCCATGCAGCAGGAGATGGAGAAGTTGCTGCAGACCTTCAAGGACGTGGGCAAGGGGGACAACCTCGTCCTCACCTACCTGCCGGACGCCGGCCTGCACGTGTCCGGCGAGGCCTCCGGCGGCATCCTCATCCCCGGCAAGGGCTTCGCCGACGCGCTCTTCACCGCGTGGCTGCAGAAGAACCCCGTCTTCGAGCGCTGAGGACTCGCCAGGCCTCGCGGCTGGGCACCCGTCAAGGCGTGCCCCGGGGGCGCTGGCGGGCTGAAATCCTTCCTGACGGGAGCCTTCCTGGGAGGTAGTCTCCCCGGCCCCACACCTACCGGCTTACAGGAGGACTCCCAACCATGCGTTCCATGCTGGCCCTGGCCACCCTCGCGACGCTCGCCACGGGCTGCGTCTCGCAGAGCAAGTACAACGAGCTGGCCTCGGAGAACGAGAACCTGGACTCGCGCCTCAAGGAGGAGAAGGACGCCCGCCAGGCGCTCGAGGCCAAGGTGAAGGAGCTCGAGGAGAAGCTGGCCGCGCTCGAGCGGGACAAGGAGGCCCTCACCTCCCGCCTCACCACCGCCGAGTCCCGCCTCACCGCCTCCGCCGCCGAGCGCTACGCCCTCGAGCAGAAGAACATCGAGCTCACCGCCCTCAACGACGAGCTGGCCAAGTCCACTCGCAAGCTCGCCGAGGCCAAGGAGGCCCTGGAGAAGAAGAGCGCCGAGTACGAGAACCTCGCCCAGAGCCTCAAGCAGGAGATCTCCGAGGGGAAGATCCAGCTGTCCGAGCTCCAGGGCCGCATGACGGTGCAGCTCAAGGACAAGATTCTCTTCGCCTCCGGCTCCACCCGCGTCAACAAGGAGGGCCAGGACGCGCTGGTGAAGATCGCCGACGCGCTGAAGACGGTGCAGGGCCGCATCATCCGCGTGGAGGGCCACACCGACGACGTGCCGACCCCGAAGGACGGCCCGTTCCCCTCCAACTGGGAGCTCAGCCTGGCGCGCGCCATGGCCGTGGTGCGAGCGCTCCAGGATGCAGGTGTGGACCCTACTGTCCTTTCGGCCGCCGGCTACGGGCAGTATCAGCCCATCGCCCCCAACGATAGCGACAAGAATCGCAGCTTGAACAGGCGCATCGAAATCGTGCTCGCGCCCAAGTCGGGAGGACGTTAGAGGGAGGGCGCCAATCGCGCCCTCTCATGAAAACGCCTGCCTTTCTGCTGTGTCTCCTGGTTGCGACCGGGGCTGTGGCCCAGGCCCAGGCCCCGGACGCCGGCACGCCTCCCGCCGACGCGGGGGCTCCCACCGGGGTGCTCACCAAGGCCCCCGTCCTCAAGCGCCAGGTGGAGGCGCAGTACCCACCCGAGGCCCTCGCCCAGCAGCTCGAGGGCACGGTGGTGATGAACATCGACATCTCCGAGACGGGGACTGTCTCGGATGTCCAGGTGACGCAGCCTGCGGGCCACGGCTTCGACGAGGCGGCGGTGGCCGCGGTGCGCCAGTTCGAGTTCGAGCCCGCCGAGGTGGACAACGTCCCCGCCCCGGTGCGCATCGAGTACGCCTACCAGTTCGTCTGGCGCGCGCCGCCGCCCCCCGAGGGAACCGACCCGAGCCAGGCCCCCGAGCCCCCGGTGAACTTCAGCGGGCGCGCGGTGGAGCGAGGCACCCGCCGTCCCCTGGCCGGCGCCGAGGTGGCCCTGCCCGAGCTGCAGCTGACCACCAGCACGGACGAGGACGGGCGCTTCTCGTTCCGGGGCGTGCCGGTGGGCTCGCACGAGGTGCTGGTGGTGCTCAGCGGGTATGACCGCTTCCGCACCCGGGAGACCATCACCGAGGGCGAGGAGACGCAGGCCACGTACTACGTGCAGAAGCGCATCTTCAGCCAGTACGAGACGGTGGTGCGCAGCGAGCGCGAGCGCAAGGAAGTCACCCGCACCACGCTCCAGGTGGCGGAGATCCAGAAGGTGCCCGGCACCCAGGGCGACACGCTGAAGGTGGTGCAGAACCTGCCGGGCGTGGCGCGGCCCTCCTTCAACGGCGGCCAGCTCGTCATCCGCGGCACCAGCCCGAACGACTCGGGCGTCTTCCTGGACGGGCAGCGCATTCCGCTGCTGTACCACTTCGGCGGGCTCACCTCCGTGTACAACTCGGAGCTGCTGGAGGCGCTGGACTACCTGCCCGGCAACTTCTCCGCCTACTACGGCAACATCACCGGCGGCGTCATCAACGTGCGCAGCCGCGCGCCGAAGATGGACCGCTTCCACGGCACCGTGGGGGTGAGCCTCATC
The window above is part of the Hyalangium gracile genome. Proteins encoded here:
- a CDS encoding nuclear transport factor 2 family protein: MSTAALLCLVLAASPAAGNAADPRPAIAAVLDDWHKAAAEADEARYFGHFTADGVFLGTDATERWTRDAFRAWARPFFARGKAWSFRSVSRNIALSRDGTVAWFDEALDTPNMGPCRGSGVLVKEAGGWKIAQYNLSVPIPNALMPEFKGRIEAWLKQPTPPPTQAPPAPGYKPKG
- a CDS encoding erythromycin esterase family protein, which produces MPPFFDDESPDISSALLDGVRSAAVPLTGSPTDLDALLESIGDARFVLLGEATHGTHEFYAVRAAITRRLISEHGFTAVAVEADWPDALRVNAFVQGEGGDADADGALGNFERFPRWMWRNQDAAELVRWVRAHNAAQPAEERAGFYGLDLYSLHASMRAVVAYLEQVDPEAARRARERYACFEHFGEDPQSYGHAAAYGYSDTCEGAVIDQLLELQRRRSRDAKDEDALFFAKQNARLARDAEAYYRTMYAGRNESWNLRDTHMADAADALAEHLGRKTGRPARMVVWAHNSHLGDARATQLGDQGELNLGQLLRERHGKAVYSVGFTTYTGTVIAAKEWDGAGLRRHIRPALAGSYEHLFHEVGVPRFLLRTEDLGEAASGLRERRLERAIGVVYAPRMERWSHYFLADLPAQFDAVVHIDETWALRPLDADAGHEEEDAPDTYPFGL
- a CDS encoding OmpA/MotB family protein — translated: MRSMLALATLATLATGCVSQSKYNELASENENLDSRLKEEKDARQALEAKVKELEEKLAALERDKEALTSRLTTAESRLTASAAERYALEQKNIELTALNDELAKSTRKLAEAKEALEKKSAEYENLAQSLKQEISEGKIQLSELQGRMTVQLKDKILFASGSTRVNKEGQDALVKIADALKTVQGRIIRVEGHTDDVPTPKDGPFPSNWELSLARAMAVVRALQDAGVDPTVLSAAGYGQYQPIAPNDSDKNRSLNRRIEIVLAPKSGGR
- a CDS encoding chalcone isomerase family protein, with the translated sequence MGYGDWMAGLRWLVLAGMLAAGLAEAREVGGVKMPDRLDLQGRQLALAHMALKEKLFFDIYVWGLYMEQIPRLEADAIAANSVKRLHFRFLRKIRRDQLVGAFRQGLSSNAALRSSPMQQEMEKLLQTFKDVGKGDNLVLTYLPDAGLHVSGEASGGILIPGKGFADALFTAWLQKNPVFER